One Setaria italica strain Yugu1 chromosome I, Setaria_italica_v2.0, whole genome shotgun sequence DNA window includes the following coding sequences:
- the LOC101763546 gene encoding protein ABHD17B codes for MGAVTSTVAARFAFFPPSPPSYGVEQPSPPPPPPPPAAAAAPAAGAAAVEPEGEGKEKVKGGGDGSRVVELTGVPRRGNVEARRLRTKRGTEVVAMHVRQAGAKLTLLYSHGNAADLGQMYELFVELSSHLNVNLMGYDYSGYGQSSGKPSEQNTYADIEAVYRCLIETYGASEDNIILYGQSVGSGPTLDLASRLTRLRAVVLHSPILSGLRVMYPVKHTYWFDIYKNIDKIPLVRCPVLVIHGTADEVVDCSHGRALWELAKVKYEPLWIKGGNHCNLELYPEYIRHLKKFVGAIEKSPPPPPIDESTESSGPSDRAPAEPECTAEVSRKSTDCRDKTRPSVDHRHSTDRREKPRGSTDRRDKSRKSVDHPDKPRASVDQSDRPRKSIDRFGGMMKSVRLCNIDCFKVTATSGS; via the exons atggGCGCCGTCACCTCGACGGTCGCGGCCCGCTTCGCCTTCTTCCCGCCGAGCCCGCCGTCGTACGGGGTGGAGCaaccttcgccgccgccgccgccgccgccccctgccgccgccgcggcgccggcggcgggggcggcggcggtggagcccgagggggaggggaaggagaaggtgaagggcggcggcgacggcagcaggGTGGTGGAGCTCACGGGCGTGCCGCGGAGGGGCAacgtggaggcgcggcggctgcGGACGAAGCGCGGCACGGAGGTGGTCGCGATGCACGTGCGCCAGGCGGGCGCCAAGCTCACGCTGCTCTACTCCCACGGCAACGCCGCCGACCTCGGCCAGATGTACGAGCTCTTCGTCGAGCTCAGCTCTCACCTCAACGTCAACCTCATGGG CTATGACTATTCTGGTTATGGGCAATCCTCTGGGAAG CCGAGTGAGCAAAACACTTATGCTGATATAGAAGCTGTATACAGATGCCTCATAGAAACCTATGGAGCTTCTGAGGATAATATCATCCTTTATGGTCAATCAGTGGGCAGTGGTCCTACTTTGGATTTAGCATCCCGATTAACTCGCTTGAGAGCAGTTGTTCTACATAGTCCAATTTTGTCTGGCTTAAGAGTGATGTATCCTGTAAAGCATACATACTGGTTTGACATATACAAG AATATCGACAAAATTCCATTAGTGAGATGTCCTGTGCTAGTGATACAT GGTACAGCCGATGAGGTTGTTGACTGTTCCCACGGGAGGGCACTGTGGGAACTTGCCAAAGTGAAGTACGAGCCGCTGTGGATCAAAGGCGGAAACCACTGCAACCTAGAACTGTACCCGGAATACATCAGGCACCTGAAGAAGTTCGTGGGGGCCATAGAGAAATCGCCGCCCCCACCTCCGATCGACGAGTCCACGGAGAGCTCGGGCCCGTCGGACCGCGCCCCGGCGGAGCCTGAGTGCACGGCGGAGGTATCAAGGAAGAGCACGGACTGCCGGGACAAGACGAGGCCGAGCGTAGATCACAGACATAGCACGGATCGGCGGGAGAAGCCGAGGGGCAGCACGGATAGGAGGGACAAGAGCAGGAAGAGCGTGGACCACCCCGATAAGCCGCGGGCTAGCGTCGACCAGTCCGATCGGCCGAGGAAAAGCATCGACCG GTTTGGGGGCATGATGAAGTCGGTGAGGCTGTGCAACATCGACTGTTTCAAGGTGACAGCAACTTCTGGGAGCTGA
- the LOC101775993 gene encoding uncharacterized protein LOC101775993 has product MRRLISCVGLLLLLGALLAALSPAVVVATARREMLMAASRDEGRGRAAAVNILGNAPPPPPASANGGEDVIGRRKDEAVVARSHRRFRTRRIPASGSQVQFGGRIPFTADYHSVHRHPPTHN; this is encoded by the exons ATGCGGCGGTTAATAAGTTGCGTCggcctgctgctcctgctcggcgCCCTGCTGGCCGCGCTCagccccgccgtcgtcgtcgccaccgCGCGCAGAG aGATGCTAATGGCGGCCAGCCGCGACGAAGGCCGAGGCCGTGCGGCAGCCGTGAACATCTTAGGaaacgcgccgccgccgccgccagcgtcgGCGAATGGTGGGGAAGATGTGATCGGGAGGAGGAAGGatgaggcggtggtggcgaggaGCCACCGCCGTTTCAGGACCAGGAGGATCCCTGCCTCGGGCTCGCAGGTTCAGTTCGGTGGCCGGATACCCTTCACCGCCGACTACCACTCGGTCCACAGGCACCCGCCCACCCACAACTAA
- the LOC101763142 gene encoding biogenesis of lysosome-related organelles complex 1 subunit 2 has protein sequence MASANPAVAEAETAAAGQRDELAESLAELFTNVSLMVRGELQGTNSQLALLEKMNDRVAQEYSNYGDVAAGLRVFVEQLNEKNQGFDEYVSHIDAIDQQVTEFEAVVSMLDKHVALLEKKVKSAYHISSSTQ, from the exons ATGGCGAGTGCGAacccggcggtggcggaggcggagacggcggcggcggggcagcgggACGAGCTTGCGGAGTCGCTGGCCGAGCTCTTCACCAACGTCTCTCTCATGGTCCGCGGCGAGCTCCAG GGGACTAACAGTCAGCTGGCTCTGCTTGAGAAGATGAACGACCGTGTAGCACAGGAATACAGCAACTATGGAGATGTTGCTGCTGGTCTGCGAGTCTTTGTGGAGCAGCTGAACGAGAAAAACCAAGGCTTTGACGAGTATGTATCGCATATTGATGCAATTGATCAACAGGTGACTGAGTTCGAGGCGGTGGTGTCCATGCTCGACAAGCATGTTGCCCTCTTGGAAAAGAAAGTGAAATCTGCCTACCACATTTCCTCTTCTACCCAATGA